In the genome of Altererythrobacter sp. TH136, one region contains:
- a CDS encoding polyprenyl synthetase family protein produces the protein MSADIVPLKRHAGETPSLDPILALTAPGMNAVNAVILDRMQSKIPLIPALAGHLISGGGKRLRPMLTLAGAELVGYNGARHHKLAAAVEFIHTATLLHDDVVDGSDLRRGKAAANIIFGNPATVLVGDFLFSRAFELMVEDGSLKVLKILSNASAVIAEGEVDQLTAQRQIETSEERYLAIIGAKTAALFAAASRIAAVVAECDDRREQALDDYGRNLGIAFQLVDDAIDYDSDASTMGKARGDDFREGKMTLPVILAYARGSEVERKFWQAAIAGHRGGDEALAEATRLIAQHQALEATRERARHFAQRAIDALSIFPDGAARRAMTQAAQFAVARGY, from the coding sequence ATGAGCGCCGACATCGTCCCGCTGAAGCGACACGCAGGCGAGACGCCGTCCCTCGACCCCATCCTTGCGCTGACCGCGCCCGGCATGAACGCGGTCAATGCCGTGATCCTCGACCGCATGCAGTCGAAGATTCCGCTGATCCCGGCGTTGGCGGGCCACCTGATTTCGGGCGGGGGCAAGCGGCTGCGGCCCATGCTGACGCTCGCGGGGGCCGAGCTGGTGGGATATAACGGCGCGCGGCATCACAAGCTCGCCGCCGCGGTCGAATTCATCCACACCGCAACCCTCCTGCACGATGATGTGGTGGACGGCAGCGACCTGCGCCGCGGCAAGGCGGCGGCCAACATCATCTTCGGCAATCCGGCGACCGTGCTGGTGGGCGATTTCCTGTTCAGCCGCGCGTTCGAGCTGATGGTCGAGGACGGCAGCCTCAAGGTCCTGAAGATACTGTCCAATGCCAGCGCGGTGATTGCCGAGGGCGAGGTCGACCAGCTGACCGCCCAGCGCCAGATCGAAACGAGCGAGGAACGCTACCTCGCGATCATCGGCGCGAAGACGGCAGCGCTGTTTGCGGCTGCCAGCCGGATCGCGGCGGTCGTGGCCGAATGCGACGACCGGCGCGAGCAGGCGCTCGACGATTACGGCCGCAACCTCGGCATCGCATTCCAGCTGGTCGACGACGCGATCGACTACGATTCCGATGCCAGCACCATGGGCAAGGCGCGGGGCGACGACTTCCGCGAAGGCAAGATGACCCTGCCGGTGATCCTCGCCTATGCCCGCGGCAGCGAGGTTGAGCGCAAGTTCTGGCAGGCGGCCATCGCCGGCCATCGCGGCGGCGACGAGGCGCTCGCCGAAGCCACCCGGCTGATCGCGCAGCATCAGGCGCTGGAGGCCACGCGCGAGCGGGCGCGCCACTTCGCCCAGCGCGCGATCGATGCGCTGTCGATCTTTCCCGACGGCGCAGCGCGGCGGGCCATGACCCAGGCCGCCCAGTTCGCGGTGGCGCGCGGGTACTGA
- a CDS encoding chorismate mutase, which produces MTDAPDPVLAAYRKSIDNFDAALIHILAERFRITQAVGEYKAHAQLPPADPAREAAQIQRLRTLAEEAQLDPEFSEKFIRFVIDEVIRHHEQAREA; this is translated from the coding sequence ATGACCGACGCCCCCGATCCCGTGCTGGCCGCTTATCGCAAGAGCATCGACAATTTCGATGCCGCGCTGATCCATATCCTGGCCGAACGGTTCCGCATCACGCAGGCGGTCGGCGAATACAAGGCGCACGCCCAGTTGCCCCCGGCCGATCCCGCGCGGGAGGCGGCGCAGATCCAGCGCCTGCGCACGCTGGCGGAAGAGGCGCAGCTCGATCCCGAATTCAGCGAAAAGTTCATCCGCTTCGTGATCGACGAGGTGATCCGGCACCACGAACAGGCGCGCGAAGCGTAG
- a CDS encoding HAMP domain-containing sensor histidine kinase, with the protein MMLIAFGWIALLLVGGGFALDRTLTNLVESNFDDQLEYLLNSMLVSAEIGPDGEVYFNRTIGEPRFLEPNSGLYFQISAQGQEGYPSRSLWDKTLATRPDHVDSMPHFYDSAQFPDEPLRVIERTVTLPFSDARWTFTVASARVQLDEQIQRIRSILVWSFAILGLGLFLMAALQTWYGLSPLRRVRIAIQHMRTTGINRVADPLPQEVRPLVEELNALLAHSEKQAEEARTHAGNLAHALKTPLTVINNAATAKSPDLADTVIREAGTIRRHVDHHLARARAVGRRAVGHARTPVCESAEAVRRAVERLYPEVRFDLDGNRGATVAIERQDLDEILGNLIENAAKYGGGSVFVTVDAEPEDAACVIWVEDDGMGIPDAERDRIFARGARLDTGKPGTGLGLAIVRDVAEIYGGGVTLGESEDLGGLLVRLILPRAG; encoded by the coding sequence ATGATGCTGATCGCGTTCGGGTGGATCGCGCTGCTGCTGGTCGGCGGCGGTTTTGCGCTCGACCGGACGCTGACCAATCTGGTGGAGAGCAATTTCGACGATCAGCTCGAATACCTGCTGAATTCCATGCTGGTGTCGGCCGAGATCGGCCCGGACGGCGAGGTTTATTTCAACCGCACCATCGGCGAACCGCGCTTCCTCGAACCGAATAGCGGCCTCTATTTCCAGATCAGCGCGCAGGGGCAGGAGGGGTATCCCTCACGCTCGCTGTGGGACAAGACCCTCGCCACCCGGCCCGACCACGTCGATTCGATGCCGCACTTCTACGACAGCGCCCAGTTTCCCGATGAGCCGCTGCGCGTGATCGAGCGTACCGTCACGCTGCCCTTCAGCGATGCGCGCTGGACCTTCACCGTCGCTTCGGCACGCGTGCAGCTCGACGAGCAGATCCAGCGCATCCGCTCGATCCTGGTGTGGAGCTTCGCGATCCTGGGGCTGGGCCTATTCCTGATGGCGGCGCTGCAGACCTGGTATGGCCTCAGCCCCTTGCGCCGGGTGCGGATCGCCATCCAGCACATGCGCACCACCGGCATCAACCGGGTCGCCGACCCGCTGCCGCAGGAAGTGCGCCCCTTGGTGGAGGAGCTCAACGCCCTCCTCGCCCATTCGGAAAAGCAGGCAGAGGAAGCGCGCACGCACGCCGGCAATCTCGCGCATGCGCTGAAGACCCCGCTGACGGTGATCAACAACGCGGCCACCGCCAAGTCGCCCGACCTTGCCGACACGGTGATCCGCGAGGCGGGCACGATCCGCCGCCATGTCGATCACCACCTCGCCCGCGCGCGCGCCGTGGGCCGCCGCGCTGTCGGCCACGCGCGGACGCCGGTGTGCGAAAGCGCCGAAGCGGTGCGTCGTGCGGTCGAGCGGCTGTATCCCGAAGTGCGCTTCGATCTTGATGGCAACCGCGGGGCCACGGTCGCCATCGAACGGCAGGACCTCGATGAAATTCTAGGCAATCTGATCGAAAACGCCGCCAAGTACGGCGGGGGCAGCGTGTTCGTGACCGTGGATGCCGAACCGGAAGACGCCGCCTGCGTCATCTGGGTGGAGGACGACGGCATGGGCATCCCCGATGCCGAGCGCGACCGCATCTTCGCACGCGGGGCGCGGCTCGACACCGGCAAGCCTGGTACTGGCCTCGGCCTCGCGATCGTGCGCGATGTGGCGGAAATCTATGGCGGCGGGGTGACGCTGGGCGAGAGCGAGGATCTAGGCGGCCTGCTGGTCCGGCTAATCCTGCCCAGGGCCGGATAA
- a CDS encoding response regulator transcription factor, whose amino-acid sequence MRILIVEDEPTLGKQLKSTLEQTGYAVDLSTDGEDGHFLGATEEYDAVILDLGLPEIDGLTVLGMWRKEGRKFPVLVLTARDSWSDKVAGLDAGADDYLAKPFQTEELIARLRALIRRASGNTSSELTAGPVRLDTRSGRVTLAGEPVKLTAQEYKLLSYLMHHKGKVVSRTELIEHIYDQDFDRDSNTIEVFVTRIRKKLGADVITTIRGLGYSLDDPDGQPRAN is encoded by the coding sequence ATGCGCATCCTGATCGTCGAGGACGAGCCCACTCTCGGCAAGCAGCTCAAATCCACGCTGGAACAGACCGGCTATGCCGTGGACCTGTCGACGGACGGGGAAGACGGTCATTTCCTGGGCGCGACCGAGGAATACGACGCGGTGATCCTCGACCTAGGCCTGCCCGAGATCGACGGCCTGACCGTGCTCGGCATGTGGCGGAAAGAGGGGCGCAAATTCCCGGTCCTGGTCCTGACCGCGCGCGACAGCTGGTCGGACAAGGTCGCCGGCCTCGATGCCGGGGCCGACGATTACCTTGCCAAGCCGTTCCAGACGGAAGAACTGATCGCCCGGCTGCGGGCGCTGATCCGCCGCGCATCGGGCAACACGTCCAGCGAACTGACCGCGGGGCCGGTCCGGCTCGACACCCGTTCGGGTCGGGTCACCCTAGCCGGGGAGCCGGTCAAGCTGACCGCGCAGGAATACAAGCTGCTGTCGTACCTGATGCATCACAAGGGCAAGGTCGTCAGCCGCACCGAGCTGATCGAACATATCTACGATCAGGACTTCGATCGCGATTCCAACACGATCGAAGTCTTCGTCACCCGTATCCGCAAGAAACTGGGCGCGGATGTCATCACCACGATCCGCGGTCTTGGATACAGCCTCGACGATCCCGACGGCCAGCCGCGCGCCAACTGA
- a CDS encoding PepSY domain-containing protein — protein sequence MNKPVASLLALMLAPALAVTALLAPAAPALAQRNDQGEARKEMRAGNVLSLRQIESRVVPTMDRQQYLGPAYDATAMAYRLKFIDQKGHVTYVDVDARTGRVLGVTR from the coding sequence ATGAACAAGCCGGTCGCCTCTCTTCTCGCCCTTATGCTCGCCCCCGCGCTTGCCGTGACTGCGCTGCTTGCGCCGGCTGCGCCCGCTCTGGCCCAGCGCAATGACCAGGGCGAAGCGCGCAAGGAAATGCGTGCGGGCAACGTGCTCAGCTTGCGGCAGATCGAAAGCCGCGTGGTCCCCACGATGGACAGGCAGCAGTATCTGGGTCCGGCGTACGACGCGACCGCGATGGCGTACCGCCTGAAGTTCATCGACCAGAAGGGCCACGTGACCTACGTCGATGTCGATGCGCGGACCGGCCGGGTGCTGGGCGTCACCCGCTGA
- a CDS encoding SIMPL domain-containing protein (The SIMPL domain is named for its presence in mouse protein SIMPL (signalling molecule that associates with mouse pelle-like kinase). Bacterial member BP26, from Brucella, was shown to assemble into a channel-like structure, while YggE from E. coli has been associated with resistance to oxidative stress.), protein MIRTVLSLAAASLAMPAAAAEVQVTSQGPVVELAVTETVKAKPDIADVSAGVTTQAATAVEAMRANAAAMDRVVQRIRALGIAPADIQTTGINLGAQYDYDQQTQRQVFRGYQASNRVSVTLRDVKRTGPVLDALVAAGATDIGGPSFSIDDDTAPRAQARQAAFRKAQAQATEYARWAGYNGVRLLSIDEAVNPGRPMPYAEARAASMDAKSTPVEPGLVGTSVTVSVTFEMTR, encoded by the coding sequence ATGATCCGCACCGTGCTTTCGCTTGCCGCCGCATCGCTTGCCATGCCCGCCGCCGCCGCCGAGGTTCAGGTGACCTCCCAAGGCCCGGTGGTGGAGCTTGCGGTCACCGAAACGGTCAAGGCGAAACCCGATATCGCGGACGTCAGCGCGGGGGTGACCACGCAGGCGGCGACCGCGGTCGAGGCTATGCGTGCGAACGCCGCCGCGATGGACCGCGTGGTGCAGCGGATCAGGGCGTTGGGCATCGCGCCGGCCGACATCCAGACCACGGGTATCAACCTAGGCGCGCAGTACGATTACGACCAGCAGACCCAGCGCCAGGTGTTTCGCGGTTACCAGGCTTCGAACCGCGTCAGCGTGACCCTGCGCGACGTGAAGCGGACCGGACCGGTGCTCGATGCGCTGGTGGCGGCGGGCGCGACCGACATCGGCGGGCCGAGCTTCTCGATCGACGACGACACCGCGCCCCGCGCGCAAGCACGCCAGGCAGCCTTCAGGAAGGCCCAGGCCCAGGCAACCGAATACGCGCGCTGGGCGGGTTATAACGGCGTCCGGCTGCTGTCGATCGACGAAGCGGTGAACCCCGGCCGCCCGATGCCGTACGCCGAGGCGCGCGCTGCCTCGATGGATGCCAAGAGCACTCCGGTAGAGCCCGGGCTGGTCGGCACCTCCGTCACCGTATCGGTGACCTTCGAGATGACCCGCTGA
- a CDS encoding ATP-binding cassette domain-containing protein — protein MAQPPILSWEGLGLQQAGRWLFGGPGTDGLDLHIGPRDRLALIGRNGAGKTTLFRLIDQQIDPDRGLRKVKPGTRIVLLEQDPNLTGYATLMDWALAGDQPPAAHEVEAIAGQLGIDMTRPADKASGGERRRAAIARALAQEPDLLLMDEPTNHLDLAAIDWLEDWLSRYTGAFVVISHDRTFLKRLTNATLWLDRGGLRRKDVGFGGYEAWEEQVYAEEARAAERLDARLKLEAHWLERGVTARRKRNQGRLEKLWQMRAQRAAMIDPQGAAKLKLATDGEFKSKSVIVADKVSKSFGDRRIIRDLTLRIQRGDRIGVVGSNGAGKTTLLKLLTGELAPDSGTVEISKRLTGVMIDQQRSVMAADKTVRDVLAEGGDWIDVRGHRTHVQGYLKQFLFEPAIVDTKVGMLSGGERSRLLLAREFAKASNLLVLDEPTNDLDLETLDLLQEVIADYEGTVLIVSHDRDFLDRTVTVTLGLDGSGTVDVVAGGYEDWVAKRKARSTAAKASARSERTREPAPAPPQAARTKLTYKDQRDYELLPARIEELDQAIARGEDILSDPDLFTRDPQRFATINQGLANARAEKDAAEERWLTLAEMVEQQAV, from the coding sequence ATGGCACAGCCTCCGATCTTGAGCTGGGAAGGGCTCGGCCTGCAACAAGCCGGGCGCTGGCTGTTCGGTGGGCCGGGCACAGATGGCCTCGACCTGCACATCGGCCCGCGCGACCGGCTGGCGCTGATCGGCCGCAACGGCGCGGGGAAGACCACGCTGTTCCGCCTGATCGACCAGCAGATCGATCCCGACCGCGGCCTGCGCAAGGTGAAGCCCGGCACGCGCATCGTGCTGCTGGAGCAGGATCCGAACCTGACGGGCTATGCCACCCTGATGGATTGGGCGCTGGCGGGTGATCAACCCCCGGCCGCGCACGAAGTGGAGGCGATCGCCGGCCAGCTGGGCATCGACATGACCCGTCCGGCCGACAAGGCGAGCGGCGGCGAGCGGCGGCGAGCGGCCATCGCCCGCGCGCTGGCGCAGGAGCCGGACCTGCTGCTGATGGACGAGCCCACCAACCACCTCGATCTGGCCGCGATCGACTGGCTGGAGGACTGGCTCAGCCGCTACACCGGCGCGTTCGTGGTGATCAGCCACGACCGCACGTTCCTCAAGCGCCTGACCAACGCCACGCTGTGGCTCGACCGGGGCGGGCTGCGCCGCAAGGACGTGGGCTTCGGCGGCTACGAGGCGTGGGAAGAACAGGTCTATGCCGAGGAGGCGCGCGCCGCCGAACGGCTCGACGCGCGGCTCAAGCTGGAGGCGCACTGGCTTGAACGCGGGGTGACCGCCCGGCGCAAACGCAACCAGGGGCGGCTGGAGAAGCTGTGGCAGATGCGCGCGCAGCGCGCGGCGATGATCGACCCGCAAGGCGCGGCCAAGCTCAAGCTGGCGACCGACGGCGAGTTCAAGTCCAAGTCGGTGATCGTCGCCGACAAGGTCTCCAAGTCGTTCGGTGACCGGCGGATCATCCGCGACCTGACCCTGCGCATCCAGCGCGGCGACCGGATCGGCGTCGTCGGATCGAACGGCGCGGGCAAGACCACGCTGCTCAAGCTGCTGACCGGCGAGCTGGCACCCGACAGCGGCACCGTAGAGATCTCCAAGCGCCTGACCGGCGTGATGATCGACCAGCAGCGCAGCGTCATGGCGGCCGACAAGACCGTGCGCGACGTGCTGGCCGAAGGCGGCGACTGGATCGACGTGCGCGGCCACCGCACGCACGTCCAGGGATACCTCAAGCAATTCCTGTTCGAACCGGCGATCGTCGATACCAAGGTCGGCATGCTGTCGGGCGGCGAGCGCAGCCGGCTGCTGCTGGCGCGCGAGTTCGCCAAGGCATCGAACCTGCTGGTGCTCGACGAGCCGACCAACGATCTCGATCTCGAAACGCTCGACCTGCTGCAGGAAGTGATCGCCGATTACGAAGGCACCGTGCTGATCGTCAGCCACGACCGCGACTTTCTCGACCGGACCGTGACCGTCACCCTCGGCCTCGACGGAAGCGGCACGGTCGACGTGGTGGCTGGCGGCTACGAGGACTGGGTCGCCAAGCGCAAGGCGCGCAGCACGGCTGCCAAGGCCTCCGCGCGGTCCGAACGCACCCGCGAACCGGCCCCCGCCCCGCCCCAGGCCGCCCGGACGAAGCTGACCTACAAGGACCAGCGCGACTATGAACTGCTGCCCGCGCGGATCGAGGAACTCGACCAGGCGATCGCGCGGGGGGAGGATATCCTGAGCGATCCGGACCTGTTCACCCGCGATCCGCAGCGCTTTGCGACCATCAACCAGGGGCTGGCCAACGCGCGGGCCGAAAAGGACGCCGCCGAGGAGCGCTGGCTCACCCTGGCAGAGATGGTCGAACAGCAAGCGGTATAA
- a CDS encoding CDP-alcohol phosphatidyltransferase family protein, translated as MTRPLDPAPPRRIQRNLLASGEKHLLAWLCPRLPAWVTPDGLTALALLSAVAIGLGYALSTWNPWWLALSVAGYFTHWFGDSLDGTIARYRRVERPRYGYFIDHSCDGLATLLILGGLGVSPYLQVEVALFAVVAYLLMSVHTFLLAKVAGEFPLSHLGAGPTELRIVLIALTVIMGFLGPDVGRVAGFNGFDILFTALATLLVVLFMVQTVREGRTLAALDRGSQKIR; from the coding sequence ATGACACGGCCACTCGACCCGGCGCCACCCCGCCGCATCCAGCGCAACCTGCTCGCCAGCGGCGAGAAGCACCTGCTGGCGTGGCTGTGCCCGCGGCTGCCGGCGTGGGTGACGCCCGATGGCCTGACCGCGCTGGCGCTGCTGTCCGCCGTCGCGATCGGCCTCGGCTATGCGCTGAGCACCTGGAACCCGTGGTGGCTGGCGCTGTCGGTCGCCGGGTACTTCACGCACTGGTTCGGCGATTCGCTCGACGGGACCATCGCGCGTTACCGGCGGGTGGAACGGCCGCGCTACGGTTATTTCATCGACCATAGCTGCGACGGGCTGGCGACCCTGCTGATCCTGGGCGGCCTGGGGGTGAGCCCGTATCTGCAGGTGGAGGTCGCGCTGTTCGCGGTCGTCGCCTATCTGCTGATGTCCGTGCATACGTTCCTGCTCGCCAAGGTGGCTGGCGAGTTTCCCCTCTCGCACCTCGGTGCCGGACCGACCGAGTTGCGGATCGTGCTTATCGCGCTGACCGTGATCATGGGGTTCCTGGGCCCGGACGTCGGCCGGGTCGCGGGGTTCAACGGATTCGATATCCTGTTTACCGCGCTGGCCACGCTGCTGGTCGTCCTGTTCATGGTCCAGACGGTGCGCGAAGGCCGGACGCTGGCGGCGCTCGACCGCGGCAGTCAGAAAATCCGGTAG
- a CDS encoding DUF6456 domain-containing protein translates to MRRQLVERELTPEGPRRSGATQDKRRTVTVNLGESPIAWLHARGHLDDRLFDAGERLRADYERAQLAPSVTMRWDPVRIRSTGDTGLTPGERQIAAKARFDGAIGAAGEGLSDVLWRVVCAGETLPDAERALAWPARSGKVVLRIALDRVARFYRIF, encoded by the coding sequence ATGCGCCGCCAACTTGTCGAACGCGAACTCACGCCGGAAGGTCCACGGCGGTCCGGAGCCACGCAGGACAAGCGGCGGACGGTGACCGTCAACCTGGGCGAATCGCCCATCGCTTGGCTCCATGCGCGCGGCCATCTCGACGATCGGCTGTTCGATGCCGGCGAGCGCCTGCGAGCCGATTACGAGCGTGCCCAGCTTGCTCCCAGTGTCACCATGCGGTGGGATCCGGTGCGCATCCGGTCGACCGGGGACACCGGCCTGACCCCGGGCGAGCGGCAGATCGCCGCCAAGGCGCGCTTCGACGGTGCGATCGGCGCCGCCGGCGAAGGGCTGTCGGACGTGCTGTGGCGGGTGGTCTGTGCCGGGGAGACATTGCCCGATGCGGAGAGGGCGCTGGCGTGGCCGGCGCGCAGCGGCAAGGTGGTTCTGCGGATCGCGCTCGATCGGGTGGCGCGGTTCTACCGGATTTTCTGA
- a CDS encoding helix-turn-helix transcriptional regulator, producing the protein MINRIRDIRREKGMTLADLADACRPPTTPQTIGRLETGMRNLSIKWMDRIAAALGVEAEMLIRSEGSAPAQVIAQLTAGGAEALSSPRDALLPSELGGEAVRVVLAIEESAGEYRAGDQLWLRQIAPEDAGRAVNRDVLVPRKGGRFAFGRLIDRQGGKVGVLPVGAGQKQLVVDDPAWIAVAEMLVRRL; encoded by the coding sequence GTGATTAACCGCATCCGCGACATCCGCCGGGAGAAAGGCATGACGCTGGCAGACCTCGCCGATGCTTGCCGCCCGCCCACCACGCCTCAAACGATCGGCCGGTTGGAGACGGGGATGCGCAACCTGTCGATCAAATGGATGGACCGGATCGCCGCCGCCTTGGGCGTGGAGGCGGAGATGCTCATCCGGTCCGAAGGCAGCGCGCCTGCGCAGGTGATCGCCCAGCTGACCGCTGGCGGAGCCGAAGCGCTCAGCAGCCCGCGCGATGCCTTGCTGCCGAGCGAACTGGGCGGTGAAGCGGTGCGCGTGGTGCTCGCGATCGAGGAGAGCGCGGGCGAATACCGCGCGGGCGACCAGCTGTGGCTGCGCCAGATCGCGCCGGAGGACGCGGGCCGCGCCGTTAACCGCGACGTCCTGGTCCCGCGGAAGGGCGGCCGCTTCGCGTTCGGCCGGCTGATCGATCGGCAAGGCGGCAAGGTGGGCGTGCTGCCGGTCGGCGCGGGGCAGAAGCAACTGGTGGTCGACGATCCGGCGTGGATCGCGGTCGCCGAAATGCTCGTGCGCCGGCTGTAG
- a CDS encoding glycosyltransferase, with product MKRVLSLATLYPNAAAPRFGTFVARSLEALAARRDWQVTVINPIGVPPVAFGRYRALKAAATDGVEHSVAVHRPTFPLVPRVGGRINPALIARTVLPLARRLHAEAPFDLVDAQFFYPDGPAAARIARALDLPLSIKARGSDIHYWSTRPWALAQMIAAGKHAGGLLAVSGSLAGDMATIGLPGDKVTVHYTGLDRDRFRPLQHTQLRRRLGHELGVALPDTAPVLVTLGALLPHKGQSLVIDALADLPERTVLLLVGRGDDEARLRAQARSLGVADRVHFLGSLDHDLLPLVLSAANAMVLPSAREGLANAWVEALACGTPLVITDAGGAREVLTAPEAGRIVARNARAIAEGVRELLEDPPQRQAVAAMAERFSWQTHAEALARYYESLLA from the coding sequence ATGAAGCGCGTTCTGTCGCTGGCGACGCTCTATCCCAACGCCGCTGCGCCCCGCTTTGGCACTTTCGTCGCGCGCAGCCTGGAAGCGCTGGCGGCGCGCCGCGACTGGCAGGTAACCGTGATCAACCCGATCGGCGTGCCGCCGGTGGCGTTTGGCCGGTACCGCGCGCTCAAGGCAGCGGCGACCGATGGCGTGGAGCACAGCGTGGCGGTCCACCGCCCCACCTTTCCGCTGGTCCCCAGGGTGGGCGGCCGGATCAACCCCGCGCTGATCGCGCGCACGGTGCTCCCCCTTGCCCGCCGGCTCCATGCCGAAGCGCCGTTCGACCTGGTGGACGCGCAGTTCTTCTACCCCGACGGGCCCGCCGCGGCGCGCATCGCCCGCGCGTTGGACCTGCCATTGTCGATCAAGGCGCGCGGCAGCGACATCCATTACTGGAGTACCCGCCCATGGGCGCTGGCGCAGATGATTGCGGCGGGGAAGCACGCAGGCGGATTGCTGGCGGTCAGCGGCTCGCTGGCCGGCGACATGGCGACCATCGGGCTGCCCGGGGACAAGGTCACGGTTCACTACACCGGGCTGGACCGCGATCGGTTCCGGCCCCTGCAACACACGCAGCTGCGCCGGCGCCTCGGCCACGAACTCGGCGTGGCGCTGCCCGATACGGCGCCGGTGCTGGTGACCCTGGGCGCGCTGCTGCCGCACAAGGGCCAGTCGCTGGTGATCGACGCGCTCGCCGACTTGCCGGAAAGGACCGTGCTGCTGCTGGTTGGCCGGGGCGACGACGAAGCCCGGCTGCGAGCCCAGGCGCGCTCACTCGGGGTGGCGGACCGGGTCCACTTCCTCGGCAGTCTCGATCACGACCTGCTGCCCCTGGTACTGTCGGCCGCGAATGCGATGGTGCTGCCTTCGGCCCGCGAGGGCCTGGCCAACGCCTGGGTCGAAGCGCTGGCCTGCGGCACACCGCTGGTGATCACGGACGCGGGCGGCGCGCGCGAGGTGCTCACCGCGCCTGAGGCCGGGCGGATCGTCGCCCGCAACGCGCGGGCGATCGCCGAGGGGGTGCGCGAGCTGCTCGAGGATCCGCCGCAGCGCCAGGCCGTGGCCGCGATGGCCGAGCGGTTCAGCTGGCAAACCCACGCAGAGGCGCTGGCCCGATACTACGAAAGTCTACTCGCCTAG
- the secF gene encoding protein translocase subunit SecF yields the protein MKLLKLVPDHTNIHFLKWRIPFYVVSILLIAASWGLVMTKGLNLGVDFVGGQMIRATFVGQADAPVASMREEITRLGYGDPIIQRFGAPNEASIRMKLPEGSEARPDLANTMASRITGALKAAHPEVRIDGVDSVSGKVSGELFQTGLMSLLFAMIAISIYIWVRFEWQFGVGALFALLHDVSLTLGMFALTQLEFDLNIVAAILTIIGYSLNDTIVIYDRIRENLKKFRKMPLPELLDLSVNETLARTVMTSMTLLIALIPLLLFGPASLFGLTAAITLGIFVGTYSSIYMAAPLLIWFGVKSDSFVPTDKGPNQAERIARGEV from the coding sequence ATGAAACTCCTCAAGCTGGTGCCCGATCACACCAACATCCACTTCCTGAAGTGGCGGATCCCGTTCTACGTCGTCTCGATCCTGCTGATCGCCGCCAGCTGGGGGCTGGTGATGACCAAGGGGCTCAATCTGGGCGTCGATTTCGTCGGCGGGCAGATGATCCGGGCAACCTTCGTGGGACAGGCTGATGCGCCGGTCGCCTCGATGCGCGAAGAGATCACCCGGCTGGGTTACGGCGATCCGATCATCCAGCGGTTCGGCGCGCCCAACGAAGCGTCCATCCGGATGAAGCTGCCCGAAGGGTCGGAAGCGCGGCCCGATCTTGCCAACACCATGGCCAGCCGGATCACGGGCGCGCTCAAGGCGGCACATCCGGAAGTGCGGATCGACGGGGTGGACTCGGTATCCGGCAAGGTATCGGGGGAGTTGTTCCAGACGGGGTTGATGTCGCTGCTGTTCGCGATGATCGCGATTTCGATCTACATCTGGGTGCGGTTCGAATGGCAGTTCGGGGTGGGCGCACTTTTCGCGCTGCTTCACGACGTGTCGCTGACACTGGGCATGTTTGCGCTGACCCAGCTCGAATTCGACCTCAACATCGTCGCCGCGATCCTGACGATCATCGGTTATTCGCTTAACGACACGATTGTGATCTACGATCGCATCCGCGAAAACCTGAAGAAATTCCGCAAGATGCCGCTGCCGGAATTGCTCGACCTGTCGGTGAACGAAACGCTGGCGCGCACCGTGATGACATCGATGACGTTGCTGATCGCGCTGATCCCGCTGCTGCTGTTCGGGCCCGCGAGCCTGTTCGGCCTGACCGCTGCGATCACGCTGGGCATCTTCGTCGGCACCTACAGCTCGATCTACATGGCGGCGCCATTGCTGATCTGGTTCGGGGTCAAGTCCGACAGCTTCGTGCCGACCGACAAGGGGCCCAACCAGGCCGAGCGGATCGCGCGCGGCGAGGTCTAG